GGAAATCGTTCGCAAGCGACAGGAGCACGTCCATAATGTAGCGCGATTCTATCCTCTTCAGAGCGCACAGAGTATTTTGGATATACTGGAACCAAACGGGGTGCTTTCCTAAAAAGGAAGCACCCCGCTTTATTTTAACAGCTATATCGCTATCGCTTTACTTTCCGTACTTTTCAAGACGCATTTTCTCGTATTCTTCCAAAGCGTCTTTGCCAATCAGCACCTCGACACGATGGATATTCATGCCTTTGCCCATAAATTTTTGTTCATATTCCGTCATGACATGCTCCTCGTTAATCCCCTCACGATGAAGATTCAACGAAATATTCGTCATTTGCAGACCGCTGTCGGCAAATGAATTCAAGGAAAACTCAAACAGTGTCTCCGAATCCGTCTTAAAGTGAATTTGCCCTTTGCTGTTCAAAAGCTGACGGTACTTGTCCAAAAAGCGCGGATGCGTCAAACGACGGCGCGCGTGCTTGGTTTTAGGCCAGGGATCACTAAAATTCAGATAAATGCGTTCAATTTCTCCAGGCTCAAAAACATTCTCAATCTGTTCAATGTTTGCCAGTGCCAATTTGATATTGGGCGGTGTACCCACCTCTGTATCGCTCCAGGCCAGACGAGACTTTTCTGTTGCACGTCGTACCAGTTCATCGTACATATCAAAGCCAATGTAATTGACGTCCGGATTCCGGAAGCTCATTTGGCTAATAAACTGTCCTTTGCCCATGCCAAATTCCACATGAATCGGACGATCATTGCCGAAAAGCTGCTGCCAATTTCCTTTATACTGTGCTGGCTCCAAGATGACCAGATCCTGTTGTTCTTCCAAGCTTTCCCTTATTCCTTTTCTTCCGCGTAAACGCATGTTACTCCTCCATATACTCTGTTATCAAGGAAAAAGGAATTCCACCCCCGCTTGAAGATACGGAAATGAAATTCCTTTTTCAATATATTTGGATTGGGGTCCAACTAATTTAATTGTTCATAGTCTACCGCATCAGCAGGTGAAAAATCAATTGTCTTTTGGCAAGCCGCTCTGATTTTCTGACGTGCGGCCGTTCCAATCTGACGATCCTGCCCAAAACGGACACCAGTCAGCGCCAACGCCTCATCAAAGGTTAGCTCAACAGTAACTTTATTCATACGTGTTTTATCCTGCGTATTCATAAAAAATCACCTCACGGGTTATTAGTGTTGGAACCGACGTGCACTTCCCCTACAGCAGGCGATAGAAACAGCATAGCTGCCTTCCTGAAAAATCATCATTAGTCGACAGCTAATTTTTATTTCCAGGATCGAAATCAATCCTTATATCGTATGTCTGGTACCGCTTACAATATAACATATCGTGTAACCTTTTTCAATCCTGAATCCAGTAAAATCCGCACTTTTTATCGCCTTTTCTGTCAAGTGATTCCCAATTTAGACTGATCTTTGTTACAATAAGGTGATCGTAAAAAAAAGGAGTACACCCATGAAAACAGATTTGTTGCCTGCTCCTCTCCTATGGGGAGATAAACGGTTCCATACTTGGAATTACGAAATGCGCGAGCAATTTGAAAATAAAGTGTTCAAAGTTATGCTGGATGCGGGTTTTACATGTCCAAATCGCGATGGCTCTATTGCCAAAGGAGGCTGCACTTTTTGCAGCGCACGCGGGTCGGGTGATTTTGCCGGACGCCGCCGTGATGATCTGGTCACCCAGTTCAATACGATTCGGGATCGTCAGCATTTAAAATGGCCAAACGCCAAATATATCGGCTATTTCCAAGCCTATACCAATACGTATGCCCCGGTTGAGGAGCTGCGGGAATACTTCGAGGTTATTCTGGAGCAGCCGGGGGTTGTGGGACTGTCCATCGCTACCCGCCCTGATTGCTTGCCTGATGATGTGGTGGATTACCTTGCCGAGTTGAACGAGCGCACGTACCTGTGGATTGAAATGGGACTGCAAACCGTCCATGAATCCACTTCAGAGCTGATTAACCGTGCCCATGACACTCAATGCTATCTGGATGCGGTGGAAAAGCTGCGCAAGCGCAATATTCGCGTGTGTGCCCACATCATTTATGGTCTTCCGCAGGAGACGCATGAAATGATGCTTGATACGGGACGCGCAGTAGCGGCTATGGACGTGCAAGGCATTAAAATTCATCTGCTGCATCTTATGCGCAAAACGCCGATGGTCAAGCAGTATGAAGCAGGCTTGTTGCGCTTTCTGGAAAGGGACGAATACGTTAAGCTGATCGTCGATACCCTGGAATTTTTGCCGCCCGAGATGATCGTTCATCGGCTAACTGGAGACGCTCCCCGCGATTTGCTGATGGGACCCATGTGGTCGCTCAAGAAATGGGAAGTCCTTAACGCCATTGATGATGAGCTGAAATCGCGTGAAAC
This DNA window, taken from Paenibacillus kribbensis, encodes the following:
- the trmB gene encoding tRNA (guanosine(46)-N7)-methyltransferase TrmB, with protein sequence MRLRGRKGIRESLEEQQDLVILEPAQYKGNWQQLFGNDRPIHVEFGMGKGQFISQMSFRNPDVNYIGFDMYDELVRRATEKSRLAWSDTEVGTPPNIKLALANIEQIENVFEPGEIERIYLNFSDPWPKTKHARRRLTHPRFLDKYRQLLNSKGQIHFKTDSETLFEFSLNSFADSGLQMTNISLNLHREGINEEHVMTEYEQKFMGKGMNIHRVEVLIGKDALEEYEKMRLEKYGK
- a CDS encoding TIGR01212 family radical SAM protein (This family includes YhcC from E. coli K-12, an uncharacterized radical SAM protein.) encodes the protein MKTDLLPAPLLWGDKRFHTWNYEMREQFENKVFKVMLDAGFTCPNRDGSIAKGGCTFCSARGSGDFAGRRRDDLVTQFNTIRDRQHLKWPNAKYIGYFQAYTNTYAPVEELREYFEVILEQPGVVGLSIATRPDCLPDDVVDYLAELNERTYLWIEMGLQTVHESTSELINRAHDTQCYLDAVEKLRKRNIRVCAHIIYGLPQETHEMMLDTGRAVAAMDVQGIKIHLLHLMRKTPMVKQYEAGLLRFLERDEYVKLIVDTLEFLPPEMIVHRLTGDAPRDLLMGPMWSLKKWEVLNAIDDELKSRETWQGKYWRQP